The Bacteroidia bacterium genome contains the following window.
GATAAGATTGCTTCCTGCTTTCAAGAAGTTCTCAATCTAAATTATAAGCCAGCAGTAGTTTTTAACGCTAAACCTTACCATGATTATAAACCTTCTCCTGTTAGCCCCCAAAAGATACGCATGGTACATCATGGCGTAGCTATACCTAACAGAAAACTAGACTACTTAATAGAGGTATTAAAACACTTACCTGACACTTTTGAACTCCATTTGTACCTAAACATAATCGATCACAAGTACTATAAATACTTCTATAAAAAATATAATAAGACAAATAGACTCTACATTCATGATGCCGTACCTTTTGAGAAAATTATACCCACTATTCATCAGTATGATATTGGTATTTTTTTGTCAAACAATAAAAGCTCTAATTCAGAATACTGCTTACCTAACAAGTTCTTTGAGTTTATTCAAGCAAGGCTTATGTTAGTCATGTCTCCTTTTTATGAAGTGAAGAATCTAATTGATCGTTACAAAAATGGCATAATTGTATTTGGTAGTCCCGAAGATATCGCTAACACTATAAAAAGTCTCACCCCTGAACAAATAGAAACTTACAAATGGAACTCCAATATTGCTGCAAAAGAACTCTCCGTTGAAAAAGAATGGGAGAAAATTAGAAAATTGGTAGGTATACAACCATAGACTTGCATATATTCAAAATTCTTTGTTATTTCACTTTCCAAAAACAGAGTAAAATATGCCGCATTATATTCAATTAGGTAAAGTACCACCTAAAAGACATACCCAGTTTCGCAAACCTGATGGTACTTTATACGGTGAGGAACTAGTAAGTACTTACGGTTTTTCTAGTTTGTATTCATTAGTATATCATGTACATCCCCCCACAGTAGTTAAACAAATAGGGGAACCATACAGTGTAGCTCCTGAAATAGCTATTACACACAACATGAAACACCGAAGCTTTCAGACTTTTACTATTCAGCCCGAAGATGATTTCATCAAAAGCAGAAAAACACTTTTAGTTAATCAAAACTTACACATTGGTAGTGCAGCGCCACGCAAAAGCATGACAGATTACTTCTATAAGAATGCTGATGCAGATGAAGTCCTTTTTATTCACCAAGGTTCAGGTAAAGTAAAAACAATATACGGAGAGCTAGAATTTAAGTACGGTGATTACATTATTATCCCTCGTGGAGTCATTTATCAAATAGAATTTAATGACGAAGATAACCGCATTTTCTATGTAGAAGCCTTTAGTCCTGTACGGTTTCCCAAACGTTACCTCAATGAAGTAGGGCAGCTCATGGAGCATGCACCGTTTTGCCAAAGAGATATAAAAACCCCTAAAAATTTACAAACACACGACGAAAAAGGTGAATTTCTCATTCTAATCAAAAAACAAGGTTTAATTTATCCTTACACGTATGCTTACCATCCGTTTGATGCTATCGGCTGGGATGGATACTTTTATCCATTTATTTTCTCTATCCATGATTTTGAACCTATTACAGGTAGAGTTCACATGCCTCCCCCTATTCATCAAACTTTTGAAGGAGATGGCTTTGTCATTTGCTCATTTGTACCCCGACTGTATGATTATCATCCTTTAGCCATTCCTGCGCCTTATCATCACAGCAATATTGATTCTGATGAAGTTTTATACTATGTGGATGGTGATTTCATGAGTAGAAAAAGTGTTAAAAAAGGACAAATTACTTTACACCCCGCAGGCATTCCTCATGGACCTCATCCAGGTACTATTGAAAAAAGCATCGGACAAAAAGGCACAGAAGAGCTTGCTGTGATGATTGACCCCTTTGAACCCCTTCAAATTACCAAAGCAGCCGTAGAAATAGAAGAACCTGAATACTACAAGTCTTGGTTATCCTAAAAAAAATTCAAACTTAAACCAAAATTAACTAAACAAACTTAATTCCAAAAATTTGGCTACTATGGAAATACTAAAAAAAATAAAAAACATCGTTTCAGATACCTGTGTAACTATCATTCTCAACACACACAGGACTTATCCTGAAAATAAGCAAGACCCTATTGCTCTTAAAAATTTGATAAAAGAAGCAGAGCAAAGATTGATTGCGGATG
Protein-coding sequences here:
- a CDS encoding homogentisate 1,2-dioxygenase, whose translation is MPHYIQLGKVPPKRHTQFRKPDGTLYGEELVSTYGFSSLYSLVYHVHPPTVVKQIGEPYSVAPEIAITHNMKHRSFQTFTIQPEDDFIKSRKTLLVNQNLHIGSAAPRKSMTDYFYKNADADEVLFIHQGSGKVKTIYGELEFKYGDYIIIPRGVIYQIEFNDEDNRIFYVEAFSPVRFPKRYLNEVGQLMEHAPFCQRDIKTPKNLQTHDEKGEFLILIKKQGLIYPYTYAYHPFDAIGWDGYFYPFIFSIHDFEPITGRVHMPPPIHQTFEGDGFVICSFVPRLYDYHPLAIPAPYHHSNIDSDEVLYYVDGDFMSRKSVKKGQITLHPAGIPHGPHPGTIEKSIGQKGTEELAVMIDPFEPLQITKAAVEIEEPEYYKSWLS